In Lusitaniella coriacea LEGE 07157, the following are encoded in one genomic region:
- a CDS encoding AMIN domain-containing protein has translation MRKRRKPEQQQQRVRLQQKIIPAIALLALPALFSQNLQAETLENWKFDPNTNQLELWLSASVTPLYYVETNPPRIIIDLPNTTVATLPPPQNYPNNLSRITLSNSGTGNSRIVLELSPNAMLSPQQVQLQKQQSNAGVTYWVLRPSILSQPRNVATPAPSNSAPVTVTVPPLDRATTPPNPPPQTPVPSRDAKTPVIEFGQPLPKTQVK, from the coding sequence AGAAAGCCCGAACAACAACAGCAACGAGTGAGATTACAACAGAAAATTATTCCCGCGATCGCGCTCCTTGCTCTCCCAGCCCTTTTTAGCCAGAATCTTCAAGCCGAAACCCTTGAAAACTGGAAATTTGACCCCAATACCAACCAACTCGAACTGTGGTTGAGCGCAAGCGTTACACCCCTTTATTACGTCGAAACCAATCCCCCTCGAATTATCATCGACCTCCCCAATACGACCGTTGCAACTCTACCTCCCCCTCAGAATTATCCCAACAACCTAAGCCGCATCACCCTTTCTAACTCCGGCACGGGGAATTCCCGCATCGTTCTCGAACTCTCCCCGAACGCGATGCTCTCCCCCCAACAGGTGCAACTCCAAAAACAACAGAGCAACGCAGGGGTAACCTACTGGGTTTTGCGCCCTTCCATCCTCTCTCAACCCCGGAACGTCGCGACCCCCGCACCGAGCAATTCAGCACCCGTAACCGTTACCGTTCCGCCCCTCGATCGCGCCACAACCCCTCCCAATCCTCCCCCTCAGACTCCTGTTCCTTCCAGAGACGCGAAAACACCCGTTATTGAATTTGGTCAACCCTTGCCCAAAACTCAGGTTAAATAA